The following are from one region of the Hymenobacter radiodurans genome:
- a CDS encoding heavy metal translocating P-type ATPase, whose product MPAVLEQPATHLACAHCGDKCPPEPLLLADKHFCCAGCRTVYELLDTNNLCTYYKLDERPGLKVKEVELPGRFDYLDSETVQAQLLSFRSEERARLTLQVPQMHCTSCIWLLENLPRLNPGIVEARVQFLRKEITVTYLLADTSLKEVVRLLASVGYEPQITLAELGAQPHRAGRTLYYQLGLAAFAFGNVMLMALPDYFSFVEDLQAGFGQFFGYLSLLLALPVLLYSARSFFSSAWQGLRQRYINLDFPISLGLASLFSVSTYEVVTGTGPGYFDSFTGLIFFMLIGKWVQQHTYDALRFDRDFTSYFPVAVTRLTPEGDQSISVKELKVGHRIRVRHQEVVPADAVVLRGAGQIDYSFVSGESTPVARASGELVFAGGRQLGEALELEVVRDVSQGYLTQLWNNPAFAKQENDATWETYANRVGRYFVAVTLLLALGTLLYWGPRDTSMMWRAFTSVLVIACPCALSLATPFTLGAALRALGRHKFYLKNSAVIETLGRADTLIFDKTGTLTDTTQAEVHYHGRPLSTLEKRLVVTAAAQSTHPLSQRLAKELASEPLTLSACHEHPGLGISATAETGDTVRLGSVAFVRENQVVSSDIAQQAVSAKKAPQPLEITQIAPPEVPETRVYIALNGEQVGYFTFHNVYRPALASVLATLSRRYRLAVLSGDTDAERTRLQTLFGEDAELHFRQSPTDKLAYIAAQRAQGHTVVMVGDGLNDAGALRAANAGIALTDTLTNFSPACDAILDASEFQRLATFLGFSRACLRVVLVTFALSFCYNGFGLALAVQGLFTPIVSAILMPISSLSVMIVSTLLVRWAAHRYHL is encoded by the coding sequence GTGCCTGCCGTTCTCGAACAACCCGCTACTCATCTTGCCTGTGCTCACTGTGGCGATAAATGCCCCCCAGAGCCACTTTTACTCGCCGACAAGCACTTTTGCTGCGCCGGCTGCCGCACCGTGTACGAGCTTCTCGACACGAACAACCTCTGCACGTATTACAAACTCGATGAGCGGCCCGGCCTCAAAGTAAAAGAAGTGGAGCTGCCCGGCCGGTTCGATTACCTCGACTCCGAAACCGTGCAGGCTCAACTGCTGTCATTTCGGTCAGAAGAGCGGGCGCGGCTAACGTTGCAGGTGCCCCAAATGCACTGCACATCGTGTATCTGGCTCTTGGAAAATCTGCCCCGCCTGAACCCTGGCATTGTGGAAGCGCGGGTGCAGTTTCTACGTAAAGAAATTACCGTCACCTACTTACTGGCCGACACCAGCCTGAAAGAAGTAGTACGGCTATTAGCTTCCGTGGGCTACGAGCCGCAGATTACGCTGGCCGAACTTGGTGCGCAGCCACACCGCGCCGGTCGCACCCTTTATTACCAGCTGGGATTAGCAGCTTTTGCCTTCGGCAACGTCATGCTCATGGCCCTCCCCGACTATTTCTCTTTCGTGGAGGATTTACAGGCAGGTTTTGGGCAGTTTTTTGGCTACTTAAGCTTACTGCTAGCCTTGCCCGTGCTGCTGTACAGTGCACGAAGCTTCTTTAGCTCAGCATGGCAAGGACTACGGCAACGCTACATAAACCTCGATTTTCCGATTAGTCTGGGGTTAGCCTCATTGTTCAGCGTCAGCACGTATGAGGTCGTCACCGGCACGGGGCCCGGTTATTTCGACTCGTTTACGGGGCTCATTTTCTTCATGCTGATTGGCAAATGGGTACAGCAGCACACCTACGACGCCCTACGCTTCGACCGCGATTTCACCTCTTACTTCCCCGTTGCCGTGACTCGGCTGACGCCGGAAGGCGACCAGTCCATTTCGGTGAAGGAGTTGAAAGTAGGCCACCGAATTCGGGTGCGACACCAGGAAGTAGTGCCCGCCGATGCCGTGGTGCTGCGCGGTGCCGGCCAGATTGACTATTCCTTCGTGTCGGGTGAGAGCACGCCGGTGGCCCGCGCTTCGGGTGAGCTGGTGTTTGCGGGGGGCCGGCAGTTGGGGGAAGCGTTGGAGTTGGAGGTCGTGCGCGATGTATCGCAGGGCTACCTCACCCAGCTTTGGAACAACCCGGCCTTTGCCAAGCAGGAAAACGACGCCACCTGGGAAACCTACGCCAACCGCGTCGGGCGCTATTTTGTGGCCGTAACGCTGCTGCTGGCTCTGGGCACGCTGCTCTACTGGGGGCCGCGCGACACGTCCATGATGTGGCGGGCCTTTACGTCGGTGCTGGTTATTGCCTGTCCGTGCGCGCTTTCATTAGCTACGCCGTTTACCCTCGGGGCCGCGCTGCGGGCGCTGGGTCGGCATAAATTCTACCTTAAGAATTCTGCCGTAATCGAAACCCTAGGCCGCGCCGATACGCTGATTTTTGACAAAACTGGCACCCTCACCGACACTACTCAGGCGGAGGTGCATTATCATGGCCGTCCGCTGTCTACGCTCGAAAAGCGCCTTGTTGTCACAGCTGCCGCACAATCGACTCACCCACTAAGCCAGCGACTGGCGAAAGAACTGGCTTCGGAGCCACTAACACTTAGTGCTTGTCATGAGCATCCCGGCCTGGGAATCAGCGCTACGGCCGAAACAGGGGATACAGTGCGGTTAGGTTCTGTGGCCTTCGTGCGTGAAAACCAGGTTGTTTCTTCAGACATCGCACAACAAGCTGTTTCTGCTAAAAAAGCCCCCCAGCCACTCGAAATTACCCAAATCGCCCCGCCTGAAGTGCCTGAAACGCGCGTCTACATTGCGCTGAATGGGGAGCAGGTTGGCTATTTCACTTTTCATAATGTGTACCGTCCGGCCTTGGCCAGCGTGCTCGCTACGTTGAGCCGCCGCTACCGTTTGGCCGTGCTATCGGGCGACACCGACGCCGAGCGCACTCGTTTACAAACGCTTTTCGGCGAAGATGCCGAGCTGCATTTCCGTCAATCGCCTACGGACAAGCTGGCGTATATCGCGGCCCAACGCGCCCAAGGCCACACGGTGGTTATGGTAGGTGACGGGCTGAATGATGCGGGTGCGTTGCGCGCCGCCAACGCCGGCATTGCCCTCACCGACACGCTCACCAACTTCTCCCCCGCCTGCGACGCCATTCTGGATGCCAGTGAATTTCAGCGGCTAGCTACTTTTCTGGGCTTCTCGCGGGCTTGTCTGCGCGTGGTTCTGGTCACGTTTGCGCTTTCCTTTTGCTACAATGGCTTCGGGCTGGCGCTGGCTGTGCAGGGCCTTTTCACGCCTATTGTGTCGGCCATCCTGATGCCTATCAGCTCCCTGAGCGTGATGATTGTATCGACGCTACTCGTGCGCTGGGCCGCGCACCGTTACCATTTATAA
- the ccoS gene encoding cbb3-type cytochrome oxidase assembly protein CcoS: protein MTIIFLLIGISLLVALAFLGGFLWAVRSGQYDDEYTPSVRMLFDEEEEK, encoded by the coding sequence ATGACTATTATCTTCTTGCTGATTGGTATCAGCCTACTCGTGGCGCTGGCGTTTCTGGGGGGCTTTTTATGGGCCGTGCGCAGCGGTCAGTACGACGACGAATACACGCCGTCCGTGCGCATGCTCTTCGATGAGGAAGAAGAGAAATAG
- the ccoN gene encoding cytochrome-c oxidase, cbb3-type subunit I: protein MEVAPVTPLITAEPPQVQTRVSRAVDEFFYDNKIVRDFGIATVFWGIAGMIVGILAAFQLALPEANMNTAVTTFGRIRPLHTNAVIFAFVGNGIFMGVYYSLQRLCKAAMYSKKLSQIHFWGWQLIILSALISLPLGYTTSKEYAELEWPIDIAITLVWVVFGWNMFGTIAKRRERHLYVGIWFYIATFLTVAVLHIVNSAALPVSFMKSYSAYAGVQDALVQWWYGHNAVAFFLTTPYLGLMYYFLPKAAGRPVYSYRLSIIHFWSLIFIYIWAGPHHLLYTSLPDWAQSLGVAFSVMLIAPSWGGMINGLLTLRGAWDKVREEPVLKFMVVAITAYGMATFEGPMLSLKNVNAIAHFTDWIVAHVHVGALGWNGFLTFAMLYWLWPRLYRTELHSKKLANAHFWLGTIGILFYALPMYWAGFTQGLMWKQFNAEGMLQYPNFLETVLQIVPMYYMRGIGGVLYLSGVFLMMYNLIKTANAGTLLAAEKAHAPALLPASEDPHADAGHWHRWIERRPLQLAIGATVAILIGGIVEMVPTFLVKSNVPTIASVKPYTSLELQGRDLYIKEGCSNCHTQMVRPFRSETERYGEYSKAGEFVYDRPFLWGSKRTGPDLHRLGGKYPHSWHYNHMMDPTSMSPGSIMPPYPWMFENEIDYSTLPAKIRVLQQLGTPYPAGYDKQAVADARRQAEGIVQELKKEDIEVKSEKEIVALIAYLQRLGTDIKVKPEQVAASAQ from the coding sequence ATGGAAGTCGCACCCGTTACGCCCCTTATCACCGCTGAGCCGCCCCAGGTTCAGACCCGAGTATCCCGCGCCGTCGACGAGTTTTTCTACGATAACAAGATTGTTCGCGACTTCGGCATTGCCACCGTGTTCTGGGGAATTGCCGGCATGATCGTCGGAATTCTGGCGGCTTTTCAGCTGGCGCTGCCTGAAGCTAACATGAATACGGCCGTCACGACGTTCGGACGCATCCGGCCCTTGCACACCAACGCCGTGATTTTCGCCTTCGTCGGCAATGGTATTTTTATGGGTGTGTACTACTCTTTGCAGCGTCTGTGCAAAGCGGCCATGTACTCCAAAAAGCTCAGCCAGATTCACTTCTGGGGCTGGCAATTAATTATTCTTAGCGCCCTGATTTCCTTGCCTTTGGGCTACACTACCAGCAAGGAATACGCCGAGCTGGAGTGGCCCATCGACATTGCCATTACGCTGGTGTGGGTGGTGTTTGGCTGGAACATGTTCGGCACCATTGCCAAGCGGCGCGAGCGGCACCTATATGTGGGTATCTGGTTCTACATCGCCACTTTCCTCACCGTGGCCGTGCTGCACATCGTCAACTCGGCGGCGTTGCCCGTGAGCTTCATGAAAAGCTACTCGGCCTACGCCGGGGTGCAGGATGCACTGGTGCAGTGGTGGTATGGCCACAACGCGGTAGCCTTCTTCCTGACCACGCCCTACCTGGGTTTGATGTACTACTTCCTGCCCAAAGCAGCTGGCCGGCCCGTGTACTCTTACCGCCTGAGCATCATTCACTTCTGGTCGCTGATCTTCATTTACATCTGGGCCGGTCCTCACCACTTGCTCTATACATCTTTGCCCGACTGGGCTCAAAGCCTGGGGGTTGCGTTCTCCGTCATGCTGATTGCGCCCAGCTGGGGCGGCATGATTAACGGCCTGCTCACCTTGCGCGGCGCCTGGGATAAAGTGCGCGAAGAGCCCGTGCTGAAGTTCATGGTAGTGGCCATTACGGCTTATGGCATGGCCACGTTTGAGGGCCCGATGCTCTCGTTGAAAAACGTAAATGCCATTGCCCACTTCACCGACTGGATAGTAGCTCACGTGCACGTTGGCGCCCTCGGCTGGAACGGCTTCCTCACCTTCGCTATGCTCTACTGGCTGTGGCCCCGCCTCTACCGCACCGAGCTGCACTCCAAGAAACTCGCTAATGCCCACTTCTGGCTGGGCACCATCGGCATCCTGTTTTATGCCCTGCCAATGTACTGGGCAGGCTTTACCCAAGGGTTGATGTGGAAGCAGTTCAATGCCGAAGGCATGCTGCAATACCCCAACTTCCTCGAAACCGTGCTCCAGATCGTGCCCATGTACTACATGCGCGGAATCGGTGGAGTGCTGTACTTAAGCGGCGTGTTTTTGATGATGTATAATCTGATAAAAACGGCCAACGCGGGTACGTTGCTGGCTGCCGAAAAAGCCCACGCTCCTGCCCTGCTGCCCGCCAGCGAAGATCCGCACGCCGACGCCGGCCACTGGCACCGTTGGATTGAGCGCCGCCCTTTGCAGTTAGCTATTGGAGCCACGGTCGCTATCCTAATTGGGGGCATCGTCGAAATGGTGCCTACTTTCCTAGTGAAGTCCAATGTGCCGACCATTGCCTCGGTGAAGCCTTATACTTCCCTGGAATTGCAGGGACGTGACCTCTATATCAAGGAAGGCTGCTCAAACTGCCACACGCAGATGGTCCGCCCCTTCCGCTCCGAAACCGAGCGTTACGGCGAGTATAGCAAAGCGGGCGAGTTTGTGTACGACCGGCCCTTCCTGTGGGGCAGCAAGCGCACTGGCCCCGATTTGCACCGTCTGGGGGGCAAATATCCGCACTCCTGGCACTACAACCACATGATGGACCCCACCAGCATGTCGCCCGGCTCCATCATGCCGCCTTACCCCTGGATGTTCGAAAACGAGATTGACTACTCCACGCTGCCGGCTAAAATCCGGGTGCTGCAACAGCTAGGCACACCTTACCCCGCTGGCTACGACAAGCAAGCCGTAGCTGATGCGCGCCGTCAGGCCGAAGGCATCGTGCAGGAGCTGAAGAAGGAGGACATCGAGGTGAAATCGGAGAAGGAAATTGTGGCGTTGATTGCCTACCTCCAGCGCCTCGGCACCGATATCAAAGTGAAGCCCGAGCAGGTAGCGGCCTCGGCCCAGTAA
- a CDS encoding cbb3-type cytochrome c oxidase N-terminal domain-containing protein gives MNFGALTALLALSVGTTVAQTAEATTPAPAASGQDAQIMLFWFLLSTLALVLMVFLLLFTMIIVRMKPQLRKVYELPTVHDTWSGKVLGLLIGDTRLVTGGYKEEDMGHSYDGITEFDNDLPPWWKYGFYFTIVFAVAYMGYYHVANAGELQIAEYETEMRQAALLVSNEPDDPNKLTTYTALMAPADLSAGKSIYTTNCAPCHGANAEGKVGPNLTDEYWLHGGEINQVYKTIKFGVTSKGMVAWKGKLGAKQILQVSSYIESLQGSKPANAKEPQGEKATAGKSIAAK, from the coding sequence ATGAATTTTGGGGCCCTGACCGCTCTGCTGGCGCTGTCCGTTGGCACAACGGTAGCCCAAACAGCGGAAGCCACTACGCCCGCCCCGGCGGCTAGTGGCCAGGATGCGCAGATAATGCTGTTCTGGTTTTTGCTGAGCACGCTGGCCTTGGTCCTGATGGTGTTTCTGCTGCTCTTCACGATGATAATCGTGCGCATGAAGCCGCAGCTGCGCAAGGTGTACGAGTTGCCCACGGTGCACGACACCTGGAGCGGCAAAGTACTCGGCCTACTCATTGGCGACACCCGCCTGGTGACTGGCGGCTACAAAGAGGAGGACATGGGCCACTCCTACGACGGCATCACGGAGTTCGACAACGATTTGCCGCCGTGGTGGAAGTATGGCTTCTATTTCACCATCGTGTTTGCGGTGGCCTACATGGGCTACTATCACGTGGCCAATGCCGGTGAGCTACAGATAGCCGAGTATGAAACCGAAATGCGCCAAGCGGCCCTGCTGGTTTCCAACGAGCCCGACGACCCCAACAAGCTCACCACCTACACGGCCCTGATGGCTCCTGCCGATTTGAGCGCCGGCAAGTCTATCTACACCACTAACTGTGCGCCCTGTCACGGGGCCAACGCCGAGGGCAAAGTAGGGCCCAACCTCACGGATGAGTACTGGCTGCACGGCGGCGAAATAAATCAGGTGTATAAAACCATCAAGTTCGGGGTCACCAGCAAGGGCATGGTTGCCTGGAAAGGCAAGCTCGGCGCCAAGCAGATTTTGCAGGTTTCCTCTTACATCGAGTCGCTGCAAGGGTCAAAGCCAGCCAATGCCAAGGAGCCCCAGGGCGAGAAAGCAACTGCTGGCAAATCCATTGCCGCCAAGTAG
- the ccoG gene encoding cytochrome c oxidase accessory protein CcoG, with product MPLTTFHPNDDFRDSIATVDAAGKRVWLFPKKPSGAFYRARKWISYGLLIVLFAGPWLRINGLPVLMLNLPARKFIIFGQIFWPQDFFILLLAALTFLLFIILFTVVYGRAFCGWVCPQTIFLEMVFRRIEYWLEGDAPQQKALDRAEWDWNKIWRKTTKHALFLVISFLIANTFLAYIIGSDELVSIITDPPREHLGGLTSMVLFTGVFYAVFARFREQVCTIACPYGRLQGVMLDKDSLVVAYDYQRGEPREKLRKNQTRTAGDCIDCHQCVQVCPTGIDIRNGAQQLECTNCTACIDACNNIMDLINKPHGLIRHASENNIAQGTKFQLRGRVKVLSGVLMVLLMGLTFLLVSRSNVQATVLRTPGQLFQKTDHGTITNLYNVSVINKTNQPYPITLKVLEPLGGKISLVGNEKLTLPAQGMTEGVFFAELPKSALLTTNQKIRIGIFSKGQLIAETNTKFLGPAQ from the coding sequence ATGCCACTTACCACGTTCCATCCTAACGACGACTTTCGCGACTCCATCGCTACGGTGGATGCGGCGGGCAAGCGCGTTTGGTTATTTCCCAAGAAGCCTAGCGGAGCCTTTTACCGCGCCCGCAAGTGGATCAGCTACGGTCTGCTCATCGTGCTTTTTGCTGGTCCTTGGCTGCGCATCAACGGCCTGCCGGTGCTGATGCTGAATCTGCCGGCGCGGAAGTTTATCATCTTCGGTCAGATCTTCTGGCCCCAGGATTTCTTTATTCTGCTGCTGGCGGCCCTCACGTTTTTGCTGTTCATCATCCTCTTCACGGTGGTGTACGGGCGGGCGTTTTGCGGGTGGGTGTGTCCACAAACCATTTTCCTGGAAATGGTTTTCCGCCGCATTGAGTACTGGCTGGAAGGCGATGCGCCTCAGCAAAAAGCCTTGGACCGCGCCGAGTGGGACTGGAACAAAATCTGGCGCAAAACCACTAAGCACGCGCTGTTTCTGGTGATTTCCTTTCTAATTGCCAACACGTTTCTGGCCTACATTATCGGCTCCGATGAGCTGGTCAGCATCATCACCGATCCGCCCCGTGAGCACCTTGGCGGCCTAACTTCGATGGTGCTCTTCACGGGCGTTTTCTACGCCGTGTTTGCTCGTTTTCGGGAGCAGGTGTGCACCATCGCCTGTCCCTACGGCCGCCTGCAGGGCGTAATGCTCGATAAAGACAGCCTGGTGGTAGCCTATGACTACCAGCGCGGGGAGCCTCGGGAGAAGCTGCGCAAAAACCAGACGCGCACCGCCGGCGACTGCATCGACTGCCACCAGTGCGTGCAGGTGTGCCCCACCGGCATCGACATCCGCAACGGCGCCCAGCAGCTCGAATGCACCAACTGCACCGCCTGCATTGATGCCTGCAACAACATCATGGACCTGATAAACAAACCGCACGGCCTGATTCGGCACGCTTCCGAAAACAACATCGCCCAAGGCACCAAATTCCAGCTGAGAGGGCGCGTGAAGGTGCTGTCGGGTGTGTTGATGGTGTTGCTGATGGGCCTTACGTTTCTGCTGGTGTCGCGCTCCAACGTGCAGGCAACAGTGCTGCGCACGCCGGGTCAGCTTTTCCAGAAAACCGACCACGGCACCATTACCAACTTGTATAATGTGTCGGTAATCAACAAAACCAATCAGCCTTATCCTATTACGCTCAAGGTGTTGGAGCCGCTGGGGGGCAAAATTTCGCTGGTTGGCAACGAAAAGCTGACGCTGCCGGCCCAAGGCATGACGGAAGGCGTGTTTTTCGCCGAGCTGCCCAAGTCGGCCCTGCTGACTACCAACCAGAAAATCCGCATCGGCATCTTTAGCAAAGGCCAACTGATTGCGGAAACCAACACCAAGTTCCTCGGACCCGCTCAATAG
- a CDS encoding FixH family protein encodes MTTSRFNLWPYAIIATFVLFASYIGYMVQQAMSTSVDLVSADYYQQELAYQKRIESVARTAALPAPVEVDYEQAAQRLTLKLPPSLAGQAVQGTVHFFRPSDQKLDFNLPFAPTGEPAQQQLNTSKLQPGYWRLRIDFTAGSQQYYVEQELSI; translated from the coding sequence ATGACCACTTCCCGCTTCAATCTCTGGCCTTACGCCATCATTGCCACCTTCGTGTTGTTTGCCAGCTACATCGGCTACATGGTGCAGCAGGCCATGAGCACCAGCGTCGATCTGGTTAGCGCCGACTATTACCAGCAGGAGCTGGCCTACCAAAAGCGCATCGAGTCGGTGGCCCGCACGGCAGCCCTGCCGGCGCCAGTAGAGGTAGACTACGAGCAAGCGGCGCAGCGCCTGACGCTAAAATTGCCCCCCAGCCTCGCCGGCCAAGCCGTGCAGGGCACCGTGCACTTCTTCCGCCCCTCCGACCAAAAGCTGGATTTCAACCTTCCCTTTGCCCCCACCGGCGAGCCGGCGCAACAGCAGCTGAATACTAGCAAGCTACAGCCCGGCTACTGGCGCCTGCGCATCGATTTTACGGCCGGCAGCCAGCAGTATTACGTCGAACAAGAGCTTTCCATCTGA
- a CDS encoding sulfite exporter TauE/SafE family protein produces MLWAGFLFGLLGSFHCVGMCGAIALALPGAGGPNWRYVAGRVLYNLGRVTTYASLGAVAGLLGRGLQLAGWQQSLSLLSGGLILVLVVAPERWLSRAAAFLKLDGVLARVKSQLLYFYRQPSLSALYITGLLNGLLPCGMVYLALAGALSVPGAAGAATYMALFGLGTLPLMLALSLSGQLVPSVWRARMRRAVPVMATCLALLFIVRGLSLGIPYLSPQLNGTARVTTRGAMQQPATVHYCHGPAAVAEIKPTPSSK; encoded by the coding sequence ATGCTCTGGGCAGGCTTTCTATTTGGGCTTTTGGGTAGCTTCCACTGCGTGGGCATGTGCGGCGCAATTGCGCTGGCGCTGCCCGGCGCGGGTGGCCCCAACTGGCGCTACGTGGCCGGGCGGGTGCTTTACAACCTGGGCCGCGTGACCACTTACGCCTCGCTCGGAGCGGTAGCGGGCTTGCTGGGCCGGGGCCTCCAACTGGCTGGCTGGCAACAAAGCTTGTCGCTGTTGTCTGGGGGGCTTATTTTGGTGCTGGTGGTGGCGCCAGAGCGTTGGCTGAGCCGGGCCGCGGCTTTCCTCAAACTGGATGGCGTGCTGGCTCGGGTGAAAAGTCAGCTGCTGTATTTCTACCGGCAACCCTCGCTTAGCGCCCTCTATATCACGGGGTTGCTCAATGGGTTGCTGCCCTGCGGCATGGTGTATCTGGCCTTGGCCGGGGCGCTGAGCGTGCCCGGTGCAGCGGGCGCGGCCACCTATATGGCCTTGTTCGGGCTGGGTACGCTGCCACTTATGCTGGCGCTTTCCTTATCCGGGCAGTTGGTGCCCAGCGTGTGGCGCGCCCGCATGCGGCGGGCAGTGCCGGTAATGGCCACCTGCCTGGCTCTCTTGTTCATTGTGCGCGGACTGAGTTTAGGCATTCCTTACCTGAGTCCGCAGCTAAATGGCACCGCCAGAGTCACCACGAGAGGCGCCATGCAGCAGCCGGCCACAGTTCACTATTGTCACGGGCCAGCTGCAGTTGCGGAAATCAAGCCTACTCCTTCTTCCAAATAA
- a CDS encoding universal stress protein, translating to MQTILVPIDFSAASENALVYANKLALHLPAEIVLVHSSPGATLTPERRVALLSRLQALAERLRYQHLTRQSGRRIHYHFHMATASLADSLEVLVGGYHASLVVTGLSLMDCATATAAGNPITLLPEHVSCPVLIVPPGRHELASQVVVSGDFSRLHASQLAPLTSLARSADAHFDLVQFHPPTTTGLVPLKKALMAARATLSNATVHLLPEEDALEDISEFCAQQKAQLLVLATVDGCLTRRFFNPHYIKTDAYHLHIPVLLLPTSTLPTKACCDQCSLRQAAENRLAARISIVTF from the coding sequence ATGCAAACCATTCTCGTGCCCATCGATTTCTCGGCTGCGTCCGAAAACGCGCTGGTTTATGCCAACAAGCTAGCCCTTCATCTTCCGGCCGAAATCGTGCTGGTGCACTCCAGCCCTGGCGCAACGCTTACTCCGGAGCGGAGAGTAGCCCTGCTCAGTCGTTTGCAAGCCTTGGCCGAACGTCTGCGCTACCAGCACCTCACGCGCCAGAGTGGCCGCCGCATCCACTATCATTTTCATATGGCTACCGCCTCCCTCGCCGATAGCTTGGAAGTGCTGGTGGGAGGCTATCACGCCAGCCTTGTAGTAACGGGCTTGTCGCTAATGGATTGCGCTACTGCCACGGCGGCCGGTAACCCAATTACGCTGCTGCCGGAGCACGTCAGCTGTCCGGTGCTCATCGTGCCGCCGGGCCGCCACGAGCTGGCTAGTCAGGTGGTGGTTTCCGGTGACTTTTCTCGCCTTCATGCTAGCCAGTTGGCGCCACTTACCTCCTTGGCCCGCTCCGCCGATGCGCATTTTGATCTGGTGCAGTTTCACCCACCTACCACTACCGGGCTGGTGCCTCTGAAAAAAGCCTTAATGGCCGCGCGCGCAACCTTATCTAACGCCACCGTGCATTTGCTCCCGGAAGAAGATGCCTTGGAAGACATTAGCGAGTTCTGCGCCCAGCAAAAAGCGCAATTGTTGGTGCTAGCCACCGTCGACGGCTGCCTGACTCGCCGGTTTTTCAACCCGCACTACATCAAAACGGACGCCTACCACCTACACATTCCGGTATTGCTGCTCCCCACCAGCACACTTCCCACCAAAGCCTGCTGCGACCAGTGCTCCCTGCGGCAGGCTGCCGAAAACCGGTTGGCCGCCCGTATTTCCATCGTCACTTTCTAA